A genomic region of Metopolophium dirhodum isolate CAU chromosome 1, ASM1992520v1, whole genome shotgun sequence contains the following coding sequences:
- the LOC132945077 gene encoding uncharacterized protein LOC132945077: MNNRSKKLVALCKSNNKSNNANPQTIQSLNVINESKIVHLENNIQVSSSQNFIMKKFLNDVITVPKSIDIDYQNYSNNITSYNDQDLNILESTDINTQSVTGPSQIDLPNNNLTENNNKETDTLINSNTPGSNYNTRFQLNKQYSTDQNVHNNKILLDSSDECDDSGDEWQPYNNKNNAIDSDSDGVIGTCNDENIFGVINVTENTENKKTGEQNIIKSVINYIIDEICNQSKDTLLEALDETVNSQSKKLVRRVRGDASKWKKNVISKEKKKLKKPKAIDCSHCKFKCSINFDESYRNEVCNKFWALDYNRQKDFILANVNIKSVKRHVPITNIRKAKENSKVYSFNNNTEHNIQVCKQFFLKTLCISHGPVDKAFEGLGTDTGLFMDHDKRGKAPSVNKSSDEIIANINSHIEKFPTVESHYCRSTSKRQYLDPNLSISKMYELYVKECNETGQKQVSLSLYKKIFCENHNLSFFKPKKDQCLTCEKYNKSAKPQSKDMVINYENHIRRRDESFAAKKLDKERATSDQSFCSATFDLQSVLQIPSSEVSAMYYSRKLCVYNLTLYEAAAPNNAFCFLWTEVNGQKGSSEIGSALLKWIYQLPERIKEISLYSDTCSGQNRNQYVAALFLFVVIHTNIEVLHHNFMESGHSYMEVDSMHSAIESAKKNVPVYTMHDWLNICRLARSQRNNKKCSGYSVHELLYTDIYDLKSLASILIKNRTIDNYGDQVSWLKIKVMKKIKKG; this comes from the exons atgaataatcgaAGTAAAAAGCTTGTTGCATTGTGCAAAAGTAATAAca aatcaAATAATGCTAATCCTCAAACAATTCAATCTCTGAATGTAATCAATGAATCAAAGATAGtgcatttagaaaataatatccaAGTCTCAAGTTCACAGAactttattatgaaaaaat TTCTGAATGATGTAATTACAGTACCAAAATCAATTGACATTGATTATCAAAactatagtaacaatattaccTCATACAATGATCAAGACCTGAACATACTAGAATCAACTGATATTAATACACAATCAGTAACTGGACCATCTCAGATAgatctacctaataataatctcacagaaaacaataataaagaaACTGATACATTAATTAACAGTAATACAC CAGgttcaaattataatactagatttcaattaaataaacaatattctactgatcaaaatgtacataataataagatattattag atAGTAGTGATGAATGTGATGATAGTGGTGATGAATGGCAaccctataataataaaaataatgcaattgACTCTGATAGTGATGGTGTGATAGGGACCTGcaatgatgaaaatatttttggtgtGATAAACGTTACagaaaatacagaaaataagaAAACAGGAGAacagaatataattaaatcagtgataaattatattattgatgaaatTTGCAATCAAAGTAAAGACACATTACTTGAAGCATTAGATGAAACCGTGAATAGTCAAAGTAAAAAATTGGTTAGAAGAGTAAGGGGTGATGCaagtaaatggaaaaaaaatgttatttctaaagaaaaaaaaaaacttaaaaaacctAAGGCTATTGATTGTTCCCACTGTAAATTTAAATGCTCTATTAATTTTGATGAAAGTTATAGAAATGAAGTTTGTAATAAATTTTGGGCTTTAGATTATAACCGccaaaaagattttattttagccaatgtaaatataaaatctgTCAAACGCCATGTCCCAATAACAAATATTAGAAAAGCTAAGGAAAACTCAAaagtatatagttttaataataatacagaacataatattcaagtttgtaaacaatttttcttgaaaacattATGTATTAGCCATGGGCCTGTAGATAAAGCATTTGAAGGATTAGGCACAGACACTGGATTATTCATGGACCATGATAAAAGAGGCAAAGCACCATCGGTGAATAAATCTTCTGATGAAATTATAGCTAATATTAATTCACACATAGAAAAATTTCCTACAGTTGAATCCCACTACTGTAGATCTACATCTAAACGTCAATATTTAGATCCAAATTTATCTATATCAAAGATGTATGAGCTGTATGTGAAAGAATGTAATGAAACAGGTCAAAAACAAGTAagtttatcattgtataaaaaaatattttgtgaaaatcataatttatcattCTTCAAACCAAAGAAAGATCAATGTTTAACTTGTGAAAAGTATAACAAATCTGCAAAACCTCAATCCAAAGAcatggttataaattatgaaaatcacATCCGGAGACGTGATGAATCTTTTGCTgcaaaaaaattagataaagaACGAGCTACAAGTGACCAATCTTTTTGTAGTGCTACATTCGACCTTCAAAGTGTCCTCCAAATTCCAAGTTCTGAAGTATCAGCCATGTACTACAGTAGGAAACtttgtgtatataatttaacattatacgaGGCTGCTGCACCAAATAATGCATTTTGCTTTTTATGGACCGAAGTTAATGGTCAAAAAGGAAGCTCTGAGATTGGATCAGCATTATTAAAGTGGATATATCAACTCCCTGAACGTATTAAAGAGATTTCCCTGTATTCTGATACATGTAGTGGGCAAAACAGAAATCAATATGTTgctgcattatttttatttgttgtaattcatacAAACATTGAAGTACTCCATCACAATTTTATGGAGAGTGGTCACTCATATATGGAGGTAGATAGCATGCACAGTGCTATTGAGTCAGCTAAAAAAAACGTACCAGTCTATACCATGCACGATTGGTTGAATATCTGTCGCCTAGCTCGTTCTCaaagaaacaataaaaaatgttctggGTACTCTGttcatgaattattatatacagatatTTATGATCTAAAAAGTCTagcaagtattttaataaaaaatagaactATTGATAACTATGGTGATCAAGTTtcttggttaaaaattaaagttatgaaaaaaataaaaaagggatAA
- the LOC132945084 gene encoding 52 kDa repressor of the inhibitor of the protein kinase-like, translated as MSPIIQTVILCGKQNIPLRGHRDSKKLIVEQENDKLIQNQGNFREILRYRAQGDDHLKSFLEAEGTIKYTGATLQNEIIESCNKIILNKIVTNINSQRCFTILADDTADISGIEQVSLCARYLDVENMIIKEEFLQFVPTTDTTGKGLVDIL; from the coding sequence atGTCTCCAATAATTCAAACAGTAATTTTATGtggtaaacaaaatattccgCTCAGAGGACATCGAGATTCCAAGAAACTTATTGTTGAACAAGAAAATGACAAGTTAATCCAAAACCAGGGGAATTTTAGAGAAATATTAAGATATAGAGCGCAAGGAGATGACCATTTGAAATCATTTTTGGAAGCTGAaggaacaataaaatatacaggtgCAACACTTCAAAATGAAATCATTGAATCctgcaataaaattattttaaataaaattgtaacaaaCATAAATTCCCAAAGATGTTTTACAATACTTGCTGATGATACAGCCGACATTAGTGGAATCGAACAAGTATCTTTATGTGCACGCTATTTAGATGttgaaaatatgattattaaggAAGAATTTCTTCAGTTTGTGCCTACGACAGATACTACTGGAAAAGGTTTagtcgatatattataa